A window of bacterium genomic DNA:
GCGAGCGTGAGCACGACGGCCACCTTCCCCGCGTGGGCGGAGCGGGTCCAGGCGGTGACCAAGGCGCAGTTCCTGGACCTCTACGAGGCCGAACACGCAACGACGATGAAAGTCTTGCGCGCCTACCCGCGGGACGAGCTGGACTTCAAGCCGCATCCGCGGAGCAACACCGCGAGGGAACTGGCGTGGCTCTTCGTGCTCGAGCGGCAGCTCGGGAAGATGGTGTTCCAGGACGCGTTCGCGAACGGCGTCCCCGCTGGCCAGGCGCCGCCATCGCCGCCGGAGTCGTGGGACGAGCTGCTCGCCGTCCTCGAGCAGGCGCACCGCGAGTTCGGCGACCTGGTCCGCGGCATGTCGGAGGAGCAGCTCTCCGAGAGAGTCCACTTCATGGTCGCGCCGAAGACGCTGGGCCTCGTCCCGCGCCTGTGGTTCGCGTGGTTCCTCCTGCACGATGAGATCCATCATCGCGGGCAGTTCTCGGTCTACCTCCGCATGGTGGGCGGGAAGGTGCCGTCGATCTACGGCCCGAGCGCGGACGAGCCCTGGATCTGAAGAGCCGACGATGCCGGAGCGCGAGCCCGGCGGCGGGTCTGGCCCCGAACGGAGGCCAACCGCCCCGGGCTCCGCTCCGTGCCCTTCACCCGGCCGGCCAGCGCGGTCATTCCTCGTGCGCCCGTCGTTCTCCTTCCCCCTGCTCCGGCCTCACCAGCACCTTGTCGATGCGGAATCCGTCGAGGTCGACGACCTCGAAGCAGTAGCCGCCGTCCACGAAGCGCTCGCCGGGCATCGGCACCCGTCCGAAGCGCTGCAGGATGAAGCCGCCGACCGTGCGGTAGCCCTCGGGCATCGCGAAGCGCTCTTCCTCCACGCCCAGGAAGCGGCGGAGCTCATCCATCGGGAGCGCCGCGTCCACGAGCAGTGAGCCGTCCTCGCGCATCGTGATGCGCGGGGGCCCGGGCTCGATCTGGCCGACGATGCCCTCCAGGATGTCGCTCGGCGTGACGATGCCCGTGATGCCGCCGTACTCGTCGAGCAGGATGGCGAGATGGATGCCGGTGCTGCGGAAGCGCTCGAGCAGGTTCAGGACGAGCATGGACTCGGGAAGGAACAGTGGCTTGCGCAGCCGGCGCCGGATGTCCAGCGGCTCGCCGGCGGCGAGGTCGGCCCACAGGTCGCGGACATCGACGACGCCCAACACGTGATCGAGCTCGCCTTCGCAGACGAGGTATCGGGTGTGTGGATGCCGGATCGTGGTGCGGATCGTCTCTTCGACGGGGTCGTCGACGTCGAGCCAGACGATCCTGTTGCGGGGCGTCATCACGGTCTCGGCGGTCTCGTCCGCGAGCCAGAACACGCGCTCGACGACCTCGAGTTCGGCCTGGCGGAACACGCCCGCGCGCGTGCCCTCGGCGAGGAGCGCCGCGATCTCCTCCTCCGTGACCGTCGGCTCGCGCCGCGGCCCGATGCCGAGCAGCCGGACCACCGCCTCGGTCGAGACGCTCATGAGCCACACCGCCGGCCGGGCCACGATGGCGAGCCCGTGCATGAGCGGCGCGACGAGTCCCGCGATGCGCTCGGGGCTGTGGAGCGCGATCCGTTTGGGAACCAGCTCACCCAGGAGCAGCGAGACGTAGGTGACGCCGACGACGACCACGCCGACCGCGAGGGGCAACGCGTACGGCCGCAGCGCGGGCACCTGCCGGAGCAGCTCTGCGAGGGGCTGTGCGATCGTGGCCGCGCTGAACGCGCCGGTGAAGACACCGACCAACGTGATGCCGATCTGGACCGTGGCGAGGAAGCGGCTCGGCGATTCGGCGAGCTCGAGTACGCGTCGCGCCTTCGGGTCGCCCTCGGCCGCGCTCACGCGCAGGCGCGACTTGCGCGCGGTGACCACGGCGATCTCGGACATGGCGAACAACCCGTTCGCCAGGATGAGGAGCAGGATGAGCACCAGTGAGATCGTCAACACGGGACGCCGCTCGCGCCAGGGGTGGATGTCTCTCGACGGCAGCGCCGCCCTCCGACCGTGCCTCTCGGTGACGCGCCGGGGCCTCGCCTGCAAGGTCGATGCGCGGGGCGGACGATGACGACTCCGCCCGGAGGGGGACAGGGGGTATCCGGCAGCGGGGGTGGCGAGGGGGGAGGAGGGCGGCGGCGGGGTGGGCGGGAGGGTGGGGCGGGGCGAGGGGGTGACGAAGTCGACGCCCCGCCCCGCCCTGCCCGGGCCTACATCGCCTTCAACGCCGCGACCAGCTTGGTCAGCGACTCCCGTGCGTCGCCAAACAGCATCCGCGTATTGTCGTGATAGAACAGCTCGTTGTCGATGCCGGCGAAGCCGGGGTTCATGGAGCGCTTCATCACGATCACGTTCTTCGCGCGATCCACGTCCAGGATGGGCATGCCGTAGATCGGGCTGTTCGGGTCGTGTCGCGCCGCCGGGTTGACGACGTCATTGGCGCCGATGACCACAGCGACGTCCGTGCGCTCGAACTCGGGGTTGATGCGCTCCATCTCGTAGAGCTTGTCGTACGGGACGTTCGCTTCGGCGAGCAGGACGTTCATGTGTCCCGGCATCCGCCCGGCCACGGGGTGGATGGCGTACTTCACATCCACGCCCCGCTGCTCGAGCAGGTCGGCGAGCTCACGCACGTTGTGCTGCGCTTGTGAAACGGCCAGGCCGTAGCCGGGCACGATGATGACGGAGCGCGAGTAGGCGAGCAGGATGGCCGCGTCCTCGGGAGTGATGTCCTTGACGGTCCTGCCGTCCATCGCCGCACCGGCGCCGGCCGCCATCGGGGTCGCGCCGAACGCGCCGAACAGCACGTTGGTGAGCGACCGGTTCATGGCGCGGCACATGATGTTGGTGAGGATCAGCCCGGACGCGCCGACCAGCGCGCCACTGACGATGAGCACGTTGTTGTGCAGCAGGAACCCGGTCGCGGCCGCGGCGATGCCCGAGTAGGAGTTCAGCAGCGCGATCACGACGGGCATGTCGGCGCCGCCGATCGGGATGACGAGCAGCACGCCGAGGACCAGGCAGAGCGCGGCGAAGGTCGCGAACAGTCCTGGCGCCGGATCGGCCGGGATGAGGTACACCCCGAGCGCCAGGATGACGAGGCCGAGCAGCGCGTTGATCGTCTTCTGGAGCGGGTAGGTGACGGCGCGGCCGGTCATGAGCTCCTGTAGCTTCGCGAACGCGACCATGCTGCCCGAGAACGTCACCGTGCCGACCAGAACGCTCACCATGATGGTGGTCTGCACGTCGGCACTCGTGACGGTGGCGCCGCTGGCGAAGCGGAGATACTCATCGGCTGCGACGAGCGCGGAGGCTGCGCCGCCGAAGCCGTTGAGCAGGCCGACCATCTGCGGCATCGCCGTCATCTTGACCGTGCGGGCGAGGATGGCGCCGATCAACCCGCCGAGGACCAGTCCGGCGATGATCCAGGTGAAGGAGAGGATCTGGCGGTCGAGCAGCGTGACGGCGACGGCGATGAGCATGCCGGTGGCGCCGAGCACGTTGCCTGAGCGCGCGGTCTTTGGAGAGCTGAGCCGTTTGAGTCCGACGATGAAGAGCGTCGCCGCGACGAGGTATGCCGCGTCAATGACGAGCGACAGCGCGGCCCCTTGGGATTGCGCGATCATTGGGCACCGTCCTGCCGCTTCTTGAACATCTGGAGCATCCGGTCAGTGACCATGAAGCCGCCGACCACGTTGATGGTCGCGAGCACGACCGCCGCGACGCCGATCACGGTGCTGACCGGCGACTCGAGGCGCCCCGCGACGAGGACGGCCCCGACCAGGGTGATGCCGGAGATCGCGTTGGATCCGGACATCAGCGGCGTGTGCAGGATCTGGGGGACCTTGGTGATGACCTCGAATCCGACGAACATCGCGAGGACGAACACGTACAGCGCGATGAGCAGGCTTTGCAGCTCCAGCATGGCGACTCCTCGGAATTGGGGGCATCAGCCGGCGGCGCTCGCGGATTCCCGCGGTTTGCCGTAGACCACCTCTCCGCCGTGCGTCACGCAGCACTGGCGGGTGATCTCGTCGTCGAAATCGAGCGCTAGCGCGCCGTCCTTCACGAGGTGGAGGAGCAGCGCGGCGATGTTCCGGGAGTACATCTGGCTCGCGTGCGTGGGCAGCGAAGCGGCGGCGTTGGTGAAGCCCACGATGGTCACGCCGTTGCGTTCCACCTGCTTGCCGGGCTCGGTCAGCTCGCAATTGCCGCCGGTATCCGCGGCGAGGTCGACGATCACGGAGCCGGGGCGCATGGCGTCGACCATCGCGGCGGTGATGAGACGAGGCGCGGGCTTACCGGGCACCTGTGCGGTGGTGATGACGACGTCGGCCTCGGCGACGAGCCGGGTAAGGAGCTCGCGTTCCTTCTTCTCGACGTCCTCGGAGACCTGCTTGGCGTAGCCGCTCACGTCCTCGGCCTCCTCCAGGGTGAGACCGACGAACGTCGCGCCGAGACTCTCGACCTGCTCCTTGGCGGCGGGACGGATGTCGAACGCCTGGACGACGGCGCCGAGCCGTCGTGCCGTGGCGATCGCCTGGAGCCCCGCGACGCCCGCGCCGAGCACGAGCACCCGAGCGGGCGGGATGGTGCCCGCGGCGGTCATGAGCATCGGGAAGAACTTCCCGATGGCGTTGGCGCCGATCAGCGCCGCCTTGTAGCCGGCGACGGTCGCCTGCGAAGAGAGCGCATCCATCTTCTGCGCACGGGTGATGCGCGGGATGAGCTCCATGGCAAACGCGGTGACGCGGCGTGCGGCGAGTCGTTCGAGCAGCGAGGGGTTGGCCGATGGAGAGAGGAACGAGATCAGTGCGGCGCCTTCCGGGATCCGGTCGGCCTCGTCGTCCAGGGGCCGCTGCACTTTGAGCACGACGTCGGCTCCGGCGTAGACCTCGGCCGGGCCAGCGGCGATGGCCGCGCCCGCTTCACGGTAGGCGTCGTCGGAGAAACCAGCGGCGGCGCCGGCGCCCGACTCGACGGTGACGTTCAGGCCGGCGTTGGTGAGCTGGCTGATCGTCTCGGGAACCAGCGCGACTCGCGTCTCGCCGGGCAGGACTTCCTTGGGAACGGCGACGTTCATGGGCATCCCTCCAGCGGACCGGCTCCGGCGCCGGCGCCCTGCCGGCGCGTCTCCCATTGGGGCAATGTAAGCGGCGCGCAGACTTCCACAAGTCGGCGCGCCGCCGTGTGGGCCGGGCGGAGCTCAGAACAGGATGCCGATGGCAAGGGCGTCGCGGTCGCCGCCCAACGTGATGCCGAAGCGGATCGTCCAGCCCTGACGCAGCGCGACGTCGACGCCGAGGTCGATCGCGAAGTCGAGATCGAGGTCGTCATTGCCGAAGCAACCGCGTCTACCCGGGAAGTCATCGTCATCGCCGAGGCACGCATCCACCATCAGACGGGGCGTGCCGTAGGGCGTGAACGTCGCGCCTTCGGCGGGCAGCGTGCGGCCGAGCGTGACGCCGAACGGGAAGCTGAGGAGCACGTTGTTCTCGGCGGACAGCCCTACGCCCACGACCCACGAGGCGTCCAGAGGGAAGTCTGCCGAAGCGCGGGCCAGCGTGCCGCTGAAGTCTACGCCGCCGAAGACCGCGAGGTCGTTGTCGAAGTCCTGCTCGGCGAGGCCGAAGCGGAGCCCGAAGGAGCGCGTGCCCCGCCACGTCGCCATCACCCCGAGATCTCCGAACGCCGCCTCCATCAGGTACAGACCGAAGCCGTTGGCCGGCCGCGGCGGCAACAGCATGGGCGAGTCCCACGCCACCTGCGCGGCTGCGCCGCTGGCGCTCCACACGGTCAACGCGAGCACGAGGCCCGCGAGTCGCTTCCTCATCGAACTCCTCCAAGTCCTTCAACCATGCCTGATCCTGCGCCCGCCCATCCCGCCGCCCGATCGGCGGCCTCGCCACGCGCCCGGGCGCGCTCGCGCGCGGCGTCACACATTCCCTACGGCGCGTGAACCGGCGTTCCGGTCACACCACCGCATCCGCCCCGATCGCGACCCGCATCGACGGCTCGACAGGCTCCGCCGCCAGAATCGGCGTTGTCACGGGAGCGTCAGCCCTCTCCCCGGGTGCGCGGCACCAGCGCGACCACGCGCACGGGGCCGCCCGAGCCGCCTTCGATCTTCATCGGCAGCGCGATCACGATGGCACCCGTGGGCGGGAGCTGGTCCAGATTGGTGAGGTTCTCGAGGCCGGGCACGTCCGCCGCTGCTGCGATGCGGTGCACGATGAAGTCCTGAGACGCGCCGTAGTCGATCGATGCGACGTCGGCGCCCAAGGCCGCCACGCGCCGCTCCTCCACCAGGATCCTCGCCGCCTCCTCGCCGTACGAGGGGAAGTGGAGGTTCGACGCATCGCCGGGCGTGTCATCCCCCAGGTAGGCGCGCGCATCCGGCCAGCGGCTGCTCCAACCGGTGCGGAGCAGCACGATGGTTCCCGGCTGGATCGTGCCGTGGAGCCGCTCGAACGCCGTGATGTCCGAGGGTTGGAGTCGGTAGTCCGGGTCGTTCGCCGCCTGCGCCGTGATGTCGATGACGACGGCGGGCGCGATCAGCTTTTCCAGCGGGATCTGGTCCGCCGTGAGGCGGCCTTCGGCGAAGTGGATCGGCGCGTCGAGGTGCGTGCCGCCGTGCTCCGGCGAGGAGAAGGCGTTCGCCGAGTAGAACCAGCCGCCCGGCGTCGGGCCGTAGGCGAGCCGCTCGAGCTCGAACTTCGTCGGCGACGTCGGCCAGTACAGCGTCTCGGCGTTGTACGGGTGCGTCAGGTCGACGATCCGGTAACCGGACAGGTCCGGGGTGGCTCGCGGGGCGTTGCCACACGCCAGCGCCACGGCGGCCAGGACGAGCGGGAGGTGGCGTCGCATGGTACGGCTCCGTCGAGTTGCCGGTTCTGCGGGCCGTGTGTGTCGCAATAGGCGACGTCCGCGGCGAGTCGTCAAGGGTCATGCGAGGCGCCCGGTGCGGACCAGCCAGGTGCGGGCGTGGGCTCGCGTGGCGATCGCCGTGTCATCGATCCATGCGCCCTCGACTGCGAAGAGGCTCGGCACGGCGGTTCCTCCGAGCCGCGAGGGGACTCGGCGCGGGCGCTCCGGCGGTGGGCGAGCCGAACGGACCGCGAGCGTGGTCGGTAGGGCGTGTTCTGGGTGTTCGGTAGGGGGCGCTGCGCCGACGGAGATCCGCGCAGGCGTCTACCGGCGACGGCGGCGAACGTGGTGTGGAGCGACGGGGGCGCCGGGCGGCCGCGTGCGTGCGCGCGCTCCCGGCCCGTGCACGTCCACGACCCCGAACGCGCGACGGCTCACACTCCCGAGCGCAGCAGCGCCGGCAGCTCGCGGATGCTCTCGAGGCGGACGAACTCGCGCCCCCGGAGGTCCTCCTCGTCCACCACCTCGAAGGAGCAGGTGAGGGGGTACGGGATGTGGACGCCGACGCCGCCGATCTCGAGCACGGGCAGCACGTCGGAGCGCAGGGAGTTGCCCGCCATGAGGAAGCGCCGCGGCTCGACGCCGTGGCGGGCGGTGAGCATGCGGTAGCAGCGCGCGTCCTTCTCCGTCACGATCTCGACGGCGGAGAAGTAGTCGCCGAGGCCGGAGCGGGCGAGCTTGCTCTCCTGGTCGTACAGGTCGCCCTTGGTCACCAGCATCAGGCGGTGCCGCTCGGCCAGCTCGCGCACCGCGTCCGCCGCGCCGTCCAGCAGCTCGACCGGATGCTCGAGCATCTCTCGGCCCCAATCCAGAATGCGCTGGAGGTCCGACCCGCTGATCCGGCCCTCGGTCAGCTCGATCGCGGTCTCGATCATGGAGAGCGTGAAGCCCTTCACGCCGTAGCCGAAGTGGCGGAGGTTGCGCTTCTCGGTCTCGATCAGCCGCTGCTCGATCCACTCGGCGTCGTGGTAGGGCGCGAGCAGCTCGCGGAAACGCTCCTGCACCGCCTTGAAGACGGGTTCGTTGTGCCAGAGCGTGTCGTCGGCGTCGAGGGCGATGATGTCGACTTCCAGTGGCATCGAGCGGGTGCTCCGGAACGGGTGATCACGACACGGGACCGGCGTTTCTCGCGAGACGGCCCCGCCCGGGCGGCCAAGGCGCGTGGGCGGCGCCCCTCGCGACACGGCTCGCCACGGGCGGCCGGGACCCGCCGCTGACGCCGCTCAGGAGGCGGCGCGGCCCCGGGTCGGACGCGAGAGATCGCGCGGCCGATCCCGCGGCCAATGCAACGGCGCGGCCCGCCTCAGGCGCGGGCAGTGGTCCCGCAACCGGCGCGAGGGCGCGGCGAACTTCCCGTCTCGCGCCGTCCGGGCCGGGCATGTTTGGACATTGACCGCGCCCGGGGCGGCGAAGTTCCATCGCCCGCGGCGCGGGAGCGACCGAGCTGGAGGTTGGCCGCCTCCGGCGCGGTAAAGGTCCAACCCGCCCACGCAGGTGCGGACGAGGCGGGAAGTTGTCCGCGCCCGCCACGTCGAAGCCCCAGGGCGCCCAGGTGCGCGCGGGCATCCAGGGCGCGGGCTTGGGCTTGAGGATCAAGGCGCCCGAGCGTCCGGCGCACGCGCGAGTGTCCAGTCGCCCGAGCGTCGTCGGCGCGCACGAGTCTCCAGCCGCGCGTCCGGGGCGCGTACGAGTGCCCAGGCGCCCGCGGGCGGCGGGGGCCTGAGCGCCCGGGGCCACGCGGTTCCCTGCGGTTCCCTGACGACGGCACCCAGGCCGCCCCGGCGGGGCTACGGCGCCTCCGGATCCGCCCGGCGCGGCGAGAACGTCGGCCGAGCGTCGGATCTCGCGGCCCAGGACCCGCTCGTGCGCCCTGGGGACGACCGCAGGAACCACGGATCCTGCCCCTCGTTGCCCGGGAATCTACCGCGCCGCCGTGGGGCTGCGGTAGCCGCCCTGGCCGTGACCGGCCTCGCGGGGGACCCGAGCCGCCGCGCGGCACCGGTACGCGGGCCGCCCGTACGGGTGGGCGGTCGCGAGCCGTTCGATGCGCCGGCTGGCGGTCACGGGCGCGCCCCACAGCGCGGCCGAGGGGAGAGGCCGCCGCAGCCGGCCCGCTGCGGCGTGCGGCGCGCCGCACCCGAGCCAGCCGGCGCCTCCGGCCAAGAGCCTTGACCCGGCGGGGTCCGCGCCGCTAACGTTCGGCTCAGCGGCGTACCGCTCCCCCGGAGACCCGGCCGCCGTGCCGGTGACCGATTCCCACCTGGATCCGGGGGACCTCCACCATGCGAGCCACCCACGGGAAGACGCGGGCGTCTTTCCTGCTCACGGTGCTCCTCATCCTGTATCTGCTGGCCGTGCTGCCGAGCGCCGCGCACGCCCAGTGGGGCGCGGAGCTGCGCACGCAGGTCGGCTTCGGCGGCGACGCGCTGCCCAGAGTCACCTACTCCGACGGCAGCTCGTCCGACCTGACCCTGGGCAAGCTGTTCACCGTGACGCTCGGCCCGTCGTACGCGTTTTGGCGTTCCGGGCGCAGCGCGCTCGTGCTCCAGGCCATGGCCGGCTGGTCCCGGTGGAGCACGGGCCCGAAGGATTCGGACGACCGGCTCGAGATCAACCGGTTCCCGCTCGAAGCGCTGGCGCTGTACACGCGGCGCACCGGCTACAAGGGGTGGGTCCTGCGGCTGGGCGGCGGCGGCGTCTACCACATCGGCGGCGGCGTCCGCGGGCGTGGCGGCCTGGACGGCTACAGGCTCGACATTGACACCGCCTTCGGCCTGGCGGGCGAGGTGTCGGTGGTGTCGCGCGGGCTCTCGCTCGGCGTGCGCTACACGCACATCCGGCCGGTGGTCGAGGGCGTGGACATGGACGGATCGTCCGTCGGCGTGTTCGTCTCGCTGGTGCCCGCGCAGTAGACCGGACCGGGAGCCCACGCAGGAGACCGGACCGGGAGCCCACGCAGGAGACGGGACCGGTGGGCCGAGCCGGGCGGCCCCCGACCCTGTCGGGCGGGCGAGCCCCGAAGCCCAGCCGAGGTGGGACGGCCTGCGGGCCGATGGAGTGGGCCGGCTCGCCGGGCCGCGGGACGGCGGTGTAGGGGCAGGCGACCACCTCTGCCCAGCCCGGGCGCGGCGAAGTTCCGCTGTCGCGGGCCGCGCTCGCGGTGCGTGGGAAGTTCGCCGCCTCGGGCGCGGTCATGTTCCATACTTCGTCCACCCGGGCGCGGCGCCCTGGACGTTCGCCGCCCTGGAACCGGTCAATCTCCACCGAGCCCGGCGGCGCCGGCGCGAAACGGGAAGTATGCCGCGCCCGAAGTCTGCCGCGCCCGCGGCGTCTCCGTCATCCCGTCGTCGCGCCGAGTCCTCCACCGCCCCTGCGTGCGCCGCGCCGGCGCCTATCTGCGCGCCTCAGCGGCGCCCGTTTCCCCTCCCCCGATCAGGCGCCGGCACGGGACCTTCCCCTGCTCCTCCTCACCAGCGGAGCCGACACCTCGCCAGCGGCCCTGACACCGGTCCGGGCGACCTACCAACCTGCAGCGGCTGACCGCACGTCGAGGTCGTCTCGCGTGAAAAGGCCGTCGTTCGTGGGTATACGACGACGTCGTGCGTCGGGCGGCGTCGCCCCGTGATCGCGTTCGCGGCGGGCGCCGGCCACCCGGAGATCGCGCCCGAGCGCGAGAAGGTGCCGGCCGCCCGGAGACCGCGCCCGAACGGGGGCATCGCGGGTGGTGGGTAGTTTGCGCCAGAACGGGACCGGGCGCTGGCCGTCCGCGGCTTGCGCCCGAGCGGGCGCGGGTCACGGGTGCGCCTGCACTTCGAGCGCAAGATCCGGATGGCGCAGGGGTGAGCGGGTGCTAGATTGCGGCCGGGGCGAGCGATCACGTCGTCGGGGGTGGACCCGTCATGCGAGCAGAGAGACAAGCCGCGAACGGCCGGCGGACGCCGGGCCCGCGCCACGCGCTCGTCGAGCCGGACGAGGCGTGGGCGGCCGTGTTGCGCCGTGACCCGGGCGCGGACGGCCGGTTCGTCTACGCCGTCGCGACGACGCGCGTCTACTGCCGGCCCGTGTGCCCGGCGCGGCGGCCGCGGCGGGAGCACGTGTCGTTCTTCCCGAGCCCGGCCGAGGCCGAGGCCGCGGGCTACCGCCCGTGCCGCCGGTGCCGGCCGGACCGCAATGGGCCTTCTGCGGCGGCCGCGTGCGTCGGGCGCGCGAAGGAGTACCTCGATGCGCATCTCGACGAGACGGTGACGCTCGAGCAGCTCGGCCGCGTCGCGTACATGAGCCCGTTCCACCTCCAGCGCAGCTTCAAGCGGCTGCTGGGCGTGACGCCGCGGGAGTACGTGCGCGCGCGGCGCGCCGAGCGGCTGAAGCAGCGTCTGCGTGCCGGCGACACGGTGAGCCGCGCGACGTTCGAGGCCGGCTACGGTTCCGGCAGCCGAGTGTACGAGCGTGCTGGTGAGGAGCTGGGGATGACGCCGGGAACGTACGGGCGCGGCGGCGCGGGCGAGACGATCCGGTACACGACGGTCGCCACGTCGCTCGGGCGGATGCTGGTCGCCGCCACGGCGCGGGGCGTTTGCTCTGTCGCGTTCGGAGAGAGCGCCGCGGAGCTGGAGGCAGAGCTCCGGCGCGAGTTCCCGCGGGCGTCGCTGGTGCGCGCGTCGGATGAGCTGAGCGCCTGGGTGCAGGCCGTCGTCGCGCTGGTGGAAGGCGAGGTGGCGCGGGTGGACGTGCCGCTGGACCTCCGCGCGACCGCGTTCCAGCAGCGCGTGTGGAAGGCGCTGCGCGAGATCCCGCCGGGCGAGACGCGGACGTACGGCGAGGTGGCGAGGGCGATCGGCGCGCCGCGGGCGGCGCGCGCCGTGGCGCGGGCGTGCGCGACCAACCCGGTGGCGGTGGTGGTGCCGTGCCACCGGGTCGTGCCGGCGGGGTCCGGGGCCGATGTGGGCGGGTATCGGTGGGGAGTCGAGCGGAAGCGGAAGCTGCTCGAGCGGGAGGCGGCAGCGCGGGCGGGCGGCGCGGGTGGCGGAGGGCACAGGGCACGGGAGGGCGATTCCGGGCGGGTGAGCTGAGGATGGTGTGGGGAGGCGGGCGCAGGCGATGGCCACGGTAGCGACCGGGCGTAGGACCGGGCGGGCGCGGCCGGGCGGTGGGAGGAGGCGGGAGGGGCGGGTCGGCGGAGATCGGCAGCTCCCGTGGGGGTCACACGGCCTGGGAGGGGGCGCGGGCGCTGGCGACCTCGGGCGCCGGCAGCGAACAGCGGCACGGTCCGTGCTGCCGGTGGCGCCGCAGCGCCCCTCGGCGGCCCGAAGTCCGCGCAGCGGGCGTGTTTGCGCAGTGCCGCCCACGGTTCGGCATAGCCCGGATGGGTTGAACCGGCGGCGCCGCGGGGTTATCTTTAGGATTCACGGGACGTGGCGCAGCCCGGTAGCGCACCTGAATGGGGTTCAGGGGGTCGCCGGTTCAAATCCGGCCGTCCCGACTGGCTAAGCGAAAGCCCGGCAAGCACTTAGCGGCCGGGCTTTTCGTATTCTCCGAGTGCCGGCTTCCGCTGGCACTACGCTTAGCACTACAGCCAGGAGCACGAGCAGCGGCCGGGGTCCGGCCACCCCTTCAGCCGCCCCCGGGGTCGCGGCGACCGTCCTGCCAGGCGCCGGCCCGGGGCGGTAGCCCGCCCGACAGCCCCCAAACCCGGGGTCGTGTCAGAGGCCCACGCGAGATTATTTGCGGCCACGGTTGCCGCTCTGTAAACAGAAATGCGGTCACCGCTCCCGTTCACTCTCCGCAGGAGGCTCCTATGCGCCGACTGACGGCGGTTGGCTTGGCGGTCGCGGTCGTGATCCTCGCGGCCTGCGGCGTGCGGCGCCACGGGATGATCGAGGCCC
This region includes:
- a CDS encoding haloacid dehalogenase, producing the protein MPLEVDIIALDADDTLWHNEPVFKAVQERFRELLAPYHDAEWIEQRLIETEKRNLRHFGYGVKGFTLSMIETAIELTEGRISGSDLQRILDWGREMLEHPVELLDGAADAVRELAERHRLMLVTKGDLYDQESKLARSGLGDYFSAVEIVTEKDARCYRMLTARHGVEPRRFLMAGNSLRSDVLPVLEIGGVGVHIPYPLTCSFEVVDEEDLRGREFVRLESIRELPALLRSGV
- a CDS encoding cyclase, whose product is MRRHLPLVLAAVALACGNAPRATPDLSGYRIVDLTHPYNAETLYWPTSPTKFELERLAYGPTPGGWFYSANAFSSPEHGGTHLDAPIHFAEGRLTADQIPLEKLIAPAVVIDITAQAANDPDYRLQPSDITAFERLHGTIQPGTIVLLRTGWSSRWPDARAYLGDDTPGDASNLHFPSYGEEAARILVEERRVAALGADVASIDYGASQDFIVHRIAAAADVPGLENLTNLDQLPPTGAIVIALPMKIEGGSGGPVRVVALVPRTRGEG
- a CDS encoding NAD(P) transhydrogenase subunit alpha, whose protein sequence is MLELQSLLIALYVFVLAMFVGFEVITKVPQILHTPLMSGSNAISGITLVGAVLVAGRLESPVSTVIGVAAVVLATINVVGGFMVTDRMLQMFKKRQDGAQ
- a CDS encoding NAD synthetase, which encodes MIAQSQGAALSLVIDAAYLVAATLFIVGLKRLSSPKTARSGNVLGATGMLIAVAVTLLDRQILSFTWIIAGLVLGGLIGAILARTVKMTAMPQMVGLLNGFGGAASALVAADEYLRFASGATVTSADVQTTIMVSVLVGTVTFSGSMVAFAKLQELMTGRAVTYPLQKTINALLGLVILALGVYLIPADPAPGLFATFAALCLVLGVLLVIPIGGADMPVVIALLNSYSGIAAAATGFLLHNNVLIVSGALVGASGLILTNIMCRAMNRSLTNVLFGAFGATPMAAGAGAAMDGRTVKDITPEDAAILLAYSRSVIIVPGYGLAVSQAQHNVRELADLLEQRGVDVKYAIHPVAGRMPGHMNVLLAEANVPYDKLYEMERINPEFERTDVAVVIGANDVVNPAARHDPNSPIYGMPILDVDRAKNVIVMKRSMNPGFAGIDNELFYHDNTRMLFGDARESLTKLVAALKAM
- a CDS encoding Re/Si-specific NAD(P)(+) transhydrogenase subunit alpha, which codes for MNVAVPKEVLPGETRVALVPETISQLTNAGLNVTVESGAGAAAGFSDDAYREAGAAIAAGPAEVYAGADVVLKVQRPLDDEADRIPEGAALISFLSPSANPSLLERLAARRVTAFAMELIPRITRAQKMDALSSQATVAGYKAALIGANAIGKFFPMLMTAAGTIPPARVLVLGAGVAGLQAIATARRLGAVVQAFDIRPAAKEQVESLGATFVGLTLEEAEDVSGYAKQVSEDVEKKERELLTRLVAEADVVITTAQVPGKPAPRLITAAMVDAMRPGSVIVDLAADTGGNCELTEPGKQVERNGVTIVGFTNAAASLPTHASQMYSRNIAALLLHLVKDGALALDFDDEITRQCCVTHGGEVVYGKPRESASAAG
- a CDS encoding bifunctional DNA-binding transcriptional regulator/O6-methylguanine-DNA methyltransferase Ada — its product is MRAERQAANGRRTPGPRHALVEPDEAWAAVLRRDPGADGRFVYAVATTRVYCRPVCPARRPRREHVSFFPSPAEAEAAGYRPCRRCRPDRNGPSAAAACVGRAKEYLDAHLDETVTLEQLGRVAYMSPFHLQRSFKRLLGVTPREYVRARRAERLKQRLRAGDTVSRATFEAGYGSGSRVYERAGEELGMTPGTYGRGGAGETIRYTTVATSLGRMLVAATARGVCSVAFGESAAELEAELRREFPRASLVRASDELSAWVQAVVALVEGEVARVDVPLDLRATAFQQRVWKALREIPPGETRTYGEVARAIGAPRAARAVARACATNPVAVVVPCHRVVPAGSGADVGGYRWGVERKRKLLEREAAARAGGAGGGGHRAREGDSGRVS